In one Gadus morhua chromosome 15, gadMor3.0, whole genome shotgun sequence genomic region, the following are encoded:
- the ide gene encoding LOW QUALITY PROTEIN: insulin-degrading enzyme (The sequence of the model RefSeq protein was modified relative to this genomic sequence to represent the inferred CDS: inserted 2 bases in 2 codons; deleted 3 bases in 3 codons; substituted 1 base at 1 genomic stop codon) produces the protein MFQRIHRSAQFTRNILPAVKSLYVKQDSRLVSSLPLRMTDPAVKRVVRDIIRSPEDKRLYRGLEFTNGLRALLISDPTTDKSSAAMDVQIGSLSDPSNISGLAHFCEHMLFLGTEKYPKENEYSQFLSEHAGSSNAFTSGEHTNYYFDVSHEHLEGALDRFAQFFLCPLFDESCKDREVNAVDSEHEKNLMNDAWRLFQLEKATGNPDHPFSKFGTGNKLTLETRPSKEGVDIRQELLKFHSTYYSSNLMGLCVLGRESLEDLTSMVVKLFGEVENKNVPXPEFPEHPFQEQHLRQFYKVVPIKDIRNLYVTFPIPDLQQYYKSNPGHYLGHLIGHEGPGSLLSELKSKGWVNTLVGGQKEGARGFMFFIINVDLTEEGLLHVDDIIFHMFQYITKLRTEGPQEWVFQECKDLNNVAFRFKDKERPRGYTSKVAGLLHYYPLEDTLAAEYLLDDFRPDLIEMVLDKLRPXHVRVAVVSKSFEGQTDKKEEWYGTEYKQEAIAEEVLQKWASADVNGKFKLPMKNEFIPTQLRDTPPTPYPPALEKDPPPVPTDTAMSKVWFKQDDKFFLPKACLNFEFSGNPFAYVDPLHCNMXYLYLELLKDSLNEYAYAAELAGLNYDLQNTIYGMYLSVKGYNDKQHSMLLAASICGPLNNFRAEQPHQHAMYYLRLLMTEVAWTKDELRESLEDVTLPRLKAFIPQLLSRLHIEALLHGNITKESALGMMQLLEDSLIEQAHTKPLLPSQLIRYREVQVPDGGWYVYQQKNEVHNNCGIEIYYQTDMQTTRENMLLELFCQIISEPCFNTLRTKEQLGYIVFSGPRRANGVQGLRFIIQSEKAPHYLESRVEAFLVTMETAVGEMSDEAFQKHIQALAIRRLDKPKKLAAECAKYWGEIISQQYNFDRDNIEVSYLKTLTKENVMQFYRDLLAMDAPRRHKVSVHVLSREMETCPVVGEFPAQNDIALAPAPSLPSPTVVQDMTDFKRNLPLFPLARPHVNFMAAKL, from the exons ATGTTTCAGCGCATTCACCGATCGGCCCAGTTTACCAGAAATATTTTGCCGGCGGTGAAGAGTCTCTACGTTAAACAGGATTCTAG GCTTGTGTCGTCCTTGCCCCTCAGAATGACCGACCCGGCCGTGAAGAGGGTTGTGAGGGACATCATCCGCTCCCCTGAAGACAAGCGGCTGTACCGGGGCCTGGAGTTCACCAATGGGCTGCGGGCCCTGCTCATCAGCGACCCCACCACAGACAAATCCTCTGCCGCCATGGATGTCCAAATAG GTTCGTTATCGGACCCGTCCAACATCTCTGGGCTGGCCCACTTCTGTGAGCACATGCTGTTCCTCGGCACAGAGAAGTACCCAAAGGAGAACGAATACAGCCAGTTCCTCAGCGAGCATGCCGGCAGCTCCAACGCCTTCACCAGCGGCGAGCACACCAACTACTACTTTGACGTGTCCCATGAGCACCTGGAAGGAGCCCTCGACAG GTTCGCACAGTTCTTCCTGTGCCCGCTTTTTGACGAGAGCTGCAAGGACCGGGAGGTCAATGCCGTGGACTCTGAGCACGAGAAGAACCTGATGAATGACGCCTGGAGGCTGTTCCAGCTGGAGAAGGCCACGGGTAACCCCGATCATCCCTTCAGCAAGTTTGGAACAG gGAACAAGCTGACCCTGGAGACGCGGCCGTCCAAGGAGGGCGTGGACATCCGGCAGGAGCTGCTGAAGTTCCACTCCACCTACTACTCGTCTAACCTCATGGGTCTCTGCGTGCtagggagag AATCTCTGGAGGACTTGACCTCCATGGTGGTGAAGCTTTTCGGAGAGGTGGAGAACAAGAACGTTC TCCCCGAGTTCCCCGAGCATCCCTTCCAGGAGCAGCACCTCAGG caaTTCTACAAAGTCGTCCCCATCAAGGACATCAGGAACCTGTACGTGACGTTCCCCATCCCCGACCTGCAGCAGTACTACAAGTCCAACCCAGGGCACTATCTGGGCCACCTGATTGGCCACGAGGGACCAGGAAGTCTGTTATCGGAGCTCAAGTCTAAAG GCTGGGTGAACACGCTGGTGGGCGGGCAGAAGGAGGGAGCCAGAGGCTTCATGTTCTTCATCATCAACGTGGACCTGACCGAGGAAGGCCTTC TGCACGTGGACGACATCATCTTCCACATGTTCCAGTACATCACCAAGCTGCGCACGGAGGGGCCTCAGGAGTGGGTGTTCCAGGAGTGCaag gaCTTGAATAACGTGGCCTTCCGGTTCAAGGACAAGGAGCGTCCCCGTGGATACACGTCCAAAGTAGCCGGCCTTCTGCAC TACTACCCGCTGGAGGACACGTTGGCGGCAGAGTACCTGCTGGATGACTTCCGGCCAGACCTGATCGAGATGGTGCTGGATAAGCTGAGACCGTAGCACGTCAG gGTGGCGGTGGTCTCCAAGTCGTTTGAGGGCCAGACGGACAAGAAGGAGGAATGGTACGGCACAGAGTACAAGCAGGAGGCCATCGCCGAAGAGGTGCTG CAGAAATGGGCGAGTGCGGACGTCAATGGAAAGTTCAAGCTGCCCATGAAGAACGAGTTCATCCCCACCCAGCTTCGCgataccccccccaccccctacccacCCGCCCTTGAAAAGGACCCCCCGCCCGTCCCCACT GACACTGCCATGAGCAAGGTGTGGTTCAAACAGGATGATAAG TTCTTCCTGCCCAAAGCCTGCCTGAACTTTGAGTTCTCAGGTAA CCCCTTTGCCTACGTGGACCCCTTGCATTGTAACA CCTATTTATACCTGGAGCTCCTCAAAGACTCCCTCAACGAGTATGCATATGCAGCCGAGCTGGCCGGCTTGAACTATGACCTCCAAAACACCATCTATGGGATGTAT CTCTCTGTGAAGGGCTACAACGACAAGCAGCACAGTATG CTGCTTGCAGCAAG tatatGCGGTCCCCTGAACAACTTCCGGGCGGAGCAACCACACCAGCACGCCATGTACTACCTCCGCCTGCTCATGACCGAA GTGGCCTGGACCAAAGACGAGCTGCGGGAGTCTCTGGAGG ATGTCACTCTCCCACGCCTCAAAGCCTTCATACCGCAACTGTTGTCACGGTTACATATCGAAGCCCTTCTCCATGGCAACATCACCAAGGAG TCTGCGCTGGGCATGATGCAGCTGCTGGAGGACTCCCTCATCGAGCAGGCTCACACCAAGCCCCTCCTTCCCAGCCAGCTGATTCGCTACCGGGAGGTGCAGGTGCCGGACG GGGGGTGGTACGTGTACCAGCAGAAGAACGAGGTGCACAACAACTGCGGCATTGAGATCTACTACCAGACGGACATGCAGACGACCCGGGAGAACATGCtgctggagctcttctgccagatcATCTCGGAGCCCTGCTTCAACACGCTGCGCACCAAGGAGCAGCTGG gctacATCGTGTTCAGCGGGCCGCGGCGGGCCAACGGCGTGCAGGGCCTGCGCTTCATCATCCAGTCGGAGAAGGCGCCCCACTACCTGGAGAGCCGCGTGGAGGCCTTCCtggtcaccatggagacggCGGTGGGCGAGATGAGCGACGAGGCGTTCCAGAAGCACatccaggcgctcgccatccgCCGCCTCGACAAGCCCAAGAAGCTGGCGGCCGAGTGCGCCAAGTACTGGGGCGAGATCATCTCCCAGCAGTACAACTTCGACCGcg ataATATTGAAGTGTCCTACCTGAAGACCTTAACGAAGGAGAATGTAATGCAGTTCTACCGG GACCTGCTGGCCATGGACGCCCCCAGGAGGCACAAGGTGTCTGTCCACGTGCTgtccagagagatggagacct GTCCCGTCGTGGGGGAGTTCCCCGCCCAGAATGACATCGCCTtggcccccgccccctccctaccctcg cccaccgtGGTGCAGGACATGACGGACTTCAAGAGGAACCTGCCCCTCTTCCCTCTGGCTAGACCCCACGTCAACTTCATGGCCGCCAAACTGtga